One Serpentinicella alkaliphila DNA segment encodes these proteins:
- the dapF gene encoding diaminopimelate epimerase: MDILFQKLQGAGNDFIIIKYEDFPHDELFPNLAQSVCNRNFGIGADGLMVVKSSNVGDFFMLYFNSDGSKAKMCGNGLRCFTKYIYDNKLTDKRNLTIETLAGLLDVEVKENNGKAYKVKVNMGKMIFDPKQIPVACLDDKCINQTLEVDDVKFEFSTVLMGVPHTVIFLDELDLDTVKKVGPIIEKNKIFPENTNVNFAKIISRNKIEVKTWERGAGYTLACGTGVTSVCGVANFLDLVDNEVEVITDGGKLVITVEGNEDIYMEGPAQEICKGVYFYVNN, from the coding sequence ATGGATATATTATTCCAAAAACTACAAGGGGCAGGCAATGACTTCATAATTATTAAGTATGAAGACTTTCCTCATGATGAGTTATTTCCAAACTTAGCTCAATCTGTTTGTAATAGAAATTTTGGTATTGGAGCAGATGGACTGATGGTGGTTAAAAGCTCTAATGTTGGAGATTTTTTTATGTTATATTTTAATAGCGATGGATCAAAAGCAAAGATGTGTGGTAATGGTTTAAGATGTTTTACAAAATACATTTATGATAATAAACTTACGGATAAGCGTAACTTAACTATAGAAACATTAGCTGGACTTTTAGATGTAGAAGTTAAAGAAAATAATGGAAAAGCGTATAAAGTTAAGGTGAATATGGGAAAGATGATATTTGACCCTAAACAAATACCAGTTGCTTGTCTTGACGATAAATGCATTAATCAAACTTTAGAAGTAGATGATGTGAAGTTTGAGTTTTCAACGGTTTTAATGGGAGTTCCCCATACGGTTATCTTTTTAGATGAATTGGATTTAGATACAGTCAAAAAAGTAGGTCCAATAATTGAAAAAAACAAAATTTTTCCAGAGAACACTAACGTTAACTTTGCAAAAATTATAAGTAGAAATAAAATTGAAGTTAAAACCTGGGAAAGAGGAGCAGGATACACATTAGCTTGTGGTACTGGTGTAACTAGCGTTTGTGGTGTTGCAAATTTTTTAGATTTAGTTGATAATGAAGTAGAAGTAATTACAGATGGTGGGAAATTAGTTATTACAGTAGAAGGAAACGAAGATATATACATGGAAGGTCCTGCCCAAGAAATATGTAAGGGTGTGTATTTTTACGTGAATAACTAA
- the remA gene encoding extracellular matrix/biofilm regulator RemA: MSIKLINIGFGNIVSANRIVAIVSPESAPIKRIIQEARDRSMLIDATYGRRTRSVIVTDCDQIILSAVQPETVAHRLTKDVKDVEDVLEENESEDN; this comes from the coding sequence ATGAGTATTAAGCTAATTAATATTGGTTTTGGGAATATAGTATCAGCTAATAGAATAGTTGCTATTGTAAGTCCAGAATCTGCACCAATTAAACGTATAATACAAGAGGCTAGAGATAGAAGTATGTTAATTGATGCAACCTATGGCAGAAGAACTCGATCTGTTATAGTAACAGATTGTGATCAAATTATTTTATCAGCTGTTCAGCCTGAAACAGTGGCACATAGATTGACTAAGGATGTCAAAGATGTTGAAGATGTTTTAGAAGAAAATGAAAGTGAAGATAATTAA
- a CDS encoding YicC/YloC family endoribonuclease — protein sequence MIKSMTGFGRGEAQYNNTFFNVELKSVNHRYLDINIKCPKKYSYLEENARQMIKDYVKRGRVDVFINYNQLGESEVRITPNLLVAREYVNAMKQLHDDLGIRDDINTSIIARFPDVLVIENKEEDKDEVWESFKIGLINGLENLNSMRLHEGNKLKEDILERLLFMEKTVAEIDSRSLEVLNLYKTKLNKRIRDILDDEVEVGESRLAMEVAIFADKSSITEETVRFNSHISQFRKSFEQADSVGRKLDFLIQEMNREINTIGSKASDLMISNIVIDMKSELEKIREQVQNIE from the coding sequence ATGATTAAAAGTATGACTGGTTTTGGAAGAGGTGAAGCACAATATAATAATACTTTCTTTAATGTTGAATTAAAGTCAGTTAATCATCGTTATTTAGATATAAATATAAAATGTCCTAAGAAATATTCTTATCTTGAAGAGAATGCTAGGCAAATGATTAAGGACTACGTAAAAAGAGGTAGAGTTGATGTATTTATAAATTACAATCAATTAGGTGAAAGTGAAGTCAGAATTACTCCTAATCTTTTAGTGGCCAGGGAATATGTTAACGCTATGAAGCAATTACATGATGATTTAGGTATTAGAGATGATATAAACACATCAATAATAGCTCGTTTTCCTGATGTATTAGTTATAGAAAATAAAGAGGAAGATAAGGATGAGGTCTGGGAGTCATTTAAAATTGGTTTAATAAATGGACTAGAAAATTTAAATAGTATGAGACTCCATGAAGGTAACAAACTAAAAGAGGATATATTAGAAAGATTATTATTTATGGAAAAAACAGTGGCTGAAATAGATAGCCGTAGTTTAGAAGTGTTAAATTTATATAAGACTAAGTTAAATAAAAGAATTAGGGATATACTAGATGACGAAGTAGAGGTTGGTGAATCGAGGCTAGCAATGGAAGTAGCAATATTTGCAGATAAAAGCAGTATAACTGAAGAAACAGTTAGATTTAATAGCCATATAAGTCAATTTAGAAAGTCTTTTGAACAAGCTGATTCCGTTGGTAGAAAGTTAGATTTTTTAATCCAGGAAATGAATAGAGAGATTAACACTATTGGATCAAAAGCAAGTGATCTAATGATTTCAAATATTGTAATAGATATGAAAAGTGAACTTGAAAAAATTAGAGAACAGGTGCAAAATATCGAATAG
- the rpoZ gene encoding DNA-directed RNA polymerase subunit omega, which yields MLYPPINELLEIIDSRYTLVIATAKRARQLIDNEKPKVKTDSKKPVSIATQEIYEGHITYTQIKDDKK from the coding sequence ATGTTATACCCACCAATAAATGAGTTATTAGAAATTATTGATAGCAGATATACGCTAGTTATTGCTACTGCAAAAAGAGCAAGACAATTGATTGATAATGAAAAGCCTAAAGTAAAAACAGACTCAAAAAAGCCAGTTTCTATTGCAACACAAGAGATTTATGAAGGCCATATAACTTATACACAAATAAAAGACGATAAAAAATAG